One Setaria italica strain Yugu1 chromosome II, Setaria_italica_v2.0, whole genome shotgun sequence DNA segment encodes these proteins:
- the LOC101781007 gene encoding ycf20-like protein has product MLLQRGAPPCAPRAPSSGLCGGGSSPAAQCCIPLSWACFLRPTKENSRGALSYQMKNCRLRPAFALETGGPSNTDGQDFDEDSGFLGRTRLGRLIQAAGRELLEKLNSGSTNSPTKIFLVLLGFYTANALATILGQTGDWDVLVAAVVVAAIEGIGMLMYRKPIARPPGRLQKLISMVNYWKAGVCLGLFVDAFKVGS; this is encoded by the exons ATGCTTCTGCAGCGTGGGGCCCCTCCCTGCGCTCCGCGGGCTCCGTCCAGTGGGCTCTGCGGAGGCGGCAGCTCTCCGGCGGCGCAATGCTGCATCCCCCTCAGCTGGGCATGCTTCCTGCGGCCGACCAAGGAGAATAGCAGAGGGGCTCTCAG TTACCAGATGAAAAACTGCAGATTGAGGCCAGCCTTTGCTTTGGAAACTGGTGGGCCATCTAACACTGATGGCCAAGATTTTGATGAGGACAGTGGCTTCCTTGGTAGGACAAGGCTGGGCAGACTCATCCAAGCCGCTGGAAGGGAGCTACTTGAAAAGCTGAACTCTGGCAGTACCAACTCCCCCACAAAGATATTCCTCGTCCTCCTTGGCTTCTACACTGCCAACGCCTTGGCAACAATACTAGGGCAGACTGGCGACTGGGATgttcttgttgctgctgttgtaGTGGCTGCCATTGAGGGAATTGGCATGCTTATGTACAGAAAACCAATCGCCAGGCCTCCTGGGAGGCTTCAGAAATTGATTTCGATGGTGAACTACTGGAAAGCCGGTGTATGTCTGGGCCTTTTCGTGGACGCCTTCAAGGTGGGTAGCTGA
- the LOC111256380 gene encoding uncharacterized protein LOC111256380, producing the protein MAAPAAGSQTSLDDLGDDSVGEVLIRLPSQASLAVASAVCKRWRGLCTSPAFLRRFRFRRRHLGSPFLGLLHSAGGIWDLRDAGARSRPDIAAPLRAVDGAVHGLTRFRRYQDLQILDYRDGRFLLKPRKYNHLFLYNLLTGGHAELKWPLPHVFSDMTGFLLDGGNVVFVCKNEPSDNPNIPPRCERDHSCLYSAGTGEWQLLQPSCRDADAARYTVVCRHDVAWSQCAGEMR; encoded by the exons atggcggcgccggcggccgggagcCAGACCTCACTCGATGACCTCGGCGACGACTCCGTTGGCGAGGTCCTCATCCGCCTCCCGTCCCAAGCgagcctcgccgtcgcctcggCGGTGTGCAAGCGGTGGCGCGGCCTCTGCACCTCCCCGGCGTtcctccgccgcttccgcttccgccgccgccacctcggctCGCCTTTCCTCGGCCTGCTCCACTCCGCAGGCGGCATCTGGGACCTCCGCGACGCCGGCGCCCGCTCCCGCCCCGACATCGCCGCCCCACTCCGCGCCGTGGACGGGGCCGTGCACGGCCTGACACGGTTCCGCCGCTACCAAGACCTGCAGATCCTGGACTACCGCGACGGCCGGTTCCTCCTGAAGCCACGCAAGTACAACCACCTCTTCCTGTACAACCTGCTCACCGGCGGCCACGCCGAGCTGAAGTGGCCGCTGCCGCATGTGTTCTCTGACATGACCGGCTTCCTGCTTGATGGCGGCAATGTCGTCTTCGTGTGCAAGAATGAACCCTCCGACAACCCGAACATTCCACCGCGGTGTGAAAGGGATCACTCCTGCTTGTACTCTGCGGGCACCGGTGAATGGCAGCTGCTGCAGCCGTCGTGCCGTGACGCCGACGCTGCAAGGTACACGGTGGTCTGCAGGCATGACGTAGCCTGGTCGCAGTGCGCCGGTGAG ATGCGGTGA